In Gammaproteobacteria bacterium, the genomic stretch CGATATCGTCGTGGTCGACGAGGCGGACCGGATGGCAGACATGGGATTCTTCCCCGCCGTGCGACGAATCCTCGATCGTACTTCGCGGCGTCGACAGACACTCCTGTTCTCTGCGACGCTCGACGGAGATGTAGCGGTGCTGAGTCGCGACTACCAGCGGGATCCTGTCCGTCACGAAGCGGGGACCGTGGAACCTGAAACGGTTGATGCCCGGCACCTCTTCTGGCTGGTGCAACACCACGACCGGGTGCAGCACACCGCAGACCTGGTCGACGCGGCCGGCCGCTCCATCGTGTTCACGCGTACCCGTCACGGTGCCGACCGGCTCGTCAAGCAGCTCACCAAGCTGGGGATCGGTGCGGTCGCCATGCACGGTGGGCGCTCCCAGAACCAGCGAACCAGAGCCCTCCAGGCGTTCTCGTCCGGTCGCGCTCAGGCGCTGATCGCAACCGACGTTGCCGCGAGAGGCATCCACATCGACGCGGTCGCGTCCGTGATCCACTTCGATCCCCCGGGCGACTCCAAGGACTACCTGCATCGGTCGGGCCGCACAGCCCGAGCCGGCGCTACCGGAACGGTCGTCAGCCTCGTGACCGGCGACCAGCAGCGAAACGTTCGCCGTATGCAGCGGGATCTCGACCTGCACGCACCCATCGAGGCGCCTCAACTCGATGCGCTCCGCCACGGTGGACACCGGGTCGGTGAGCCTGCGCCGGAAGGACCAAGGCGAAAGACTCCCACCATGCGGCCGGCTGCACGCTCCAAGACGCAACCGCACCACACAGGTGGCGGCGGCGGGCAGAGCGTTTATGTCGCAAACCTGCCGTGGGAAGCCACCGTCGACGACGTGCAAACACTGTTCGCGCGCTACGGCGAGGTCCACCAGACCACCATCATCACCGACCGGCGAACGGGACGTTCCAAGGGGTTCGGCTTCGTCGACATGCCCCAGTCGGGCGCCCGGACCGCGATCGAGGCGCTGCACGGGTCGACGCTGGAAGGACGGGACCTCACCGTTCGCTTCGCCAAGCCGAGGCGCCAGCACGACTGACCCTCATGTCGGACAACCGACTCGGTGAATGTCATCGTCCGTTGGCTTGGTGATGAATGAGCCCGGCGGGGCTTCATGTTCAAACGCAGAGTCAGACGCTGCACGAGCAGACTGGCGGGGGCTCCCTCGGGAGCCCCCGTGTTCTTCAGGCAGATGGGTGTCTTAGTAGCCGGACTGGTAGACGCTGCCGGTGATGGGATCCCAGTCCATGTCGTAGGCGACACAAATGGCGTAGGCCATGCCCATCTCCCAGTCACCTCGAGGGGCCGGGATCGATTCGACGTACAGCGCCGAGCTGTTGTAGGTGACACCAACGTAATCTTCGAAGACGGAACCGGCGCATTCGGTGTCTGCCTCTTCCTGGAGCACGTCGGAGCCAGGCCAAGGCTCGGAAGAATCGAACTGGATGATGGCGATCACCTCATTGTCGTGTGGCTGGTTGCAGTCCACAGGTGTGATGTAGCCGGCGTCGAGGTCGATCCCTTCGTCGTCGAAGCATGTGCCCGGCCAGAGTTCCAGGTACTCGTACACGTCCTCCTGACTCGGCGATGCCGTGGCCGGAGGAGCTGCGGTCGGCGGGTTCGTTGCGGGAACATCCTCCGCAGCGAGTTTCTCACCGGAGTTCAGGACACCTTCGTAGAACAGGTCCGTGTCGGGCCGGTACACCTCGATGGAAATCGCATCGGTGGCGTTCCGGCTGCGAAGCACGTCGCAATAGTCGGCCATGGTGCCGTCGGTGGCAGGGACGATCCCTTCGATGAGGGTGACGATATCGCCGGGTTTGACCCCGGCGTTCCCTGCAGGGCTGCCGGAGACAATCGAGTTGACGAAGACGCCGGACATGCCGCCCTGGCTGATCGCCTGCCCGTTGATGCCGATGGAGGTGACATCCTCGCCGGCTTTGAGCTGGTCGAGAACGGAGAGGGCTTCGTCA encodes the following:
- a CDS encoding DEAD/DEAH box helicase, translating into MTTTFAHLGLPDPLVRALAKSDIVEPFPVQAVTIPDALAGKDVSGRAPTGSGKTLAFGLPLLTNVDRANGFRPRALILAPTRELAEQIKRELSPLAKAVGRRVFAIYGGVGYGPQKNALRKGIDVLVATPGRLEDLIEQRSVDLSQVDIVVVDEADRMADMGFFPAVRRILDRTSRRRQTLLFSATLDGDVAVLSRDYQRDPVRHEAGTVEPETVDARHLFWLVQHHDRVQHTADLVDAAGRSIVFTRTRHGADRLVKQLTKLGIGAVAMHGGRSQNQRTRALQAFSSGRAQALIATDVAARGIHIDAVASVIHFDPPGDSKDYLHRSGRTARAGATGTVVSLVTGDQQRNVRRMQRDLDLHAPIEAPQLDALRHGGHRVGEPAPEGPRRKTPTMRPAARSKTQPHHTGGGGGQSVYVANLPWEATVDDVQTLFARYGEVHQTTIITDRRTGRSKGFGFVDMPQSGARTAIEALHGSTLEGRDLTVRFAKPRRQHD
- a CDS encoding PDZ domain-containing protein — encoded protein: MRIRKLHLALIAVALVAASCSAEFSIGDNLDDTSDGSGKAVNSLEGVRSAVVRIIAHGSFVEPGEGTMFNTAGTGSGFIIDKSGIAVTNNHVVAGAAFLDVYVNGEAEPRNAKVLGVSECSDLAVIDIDGDGFDYLVWSEDPIVAGEKIYAAGFPLGSTEYTLLDGIVSKAKADGESDWSSVDHVIEHSADTLPGSSGGPIVTEGGNVIAVNYAGDSAGQAYAIGRDEALSVLDQLKAGEDVTSIGINGQAISQGGMSGVFVNSIVSGSPAGNAGVKPGDIVTLIEGIVPATDGTMADYCDVLRSRNATDAISIEVYRPDTDLFYEGVLNSGEKLAAEDVPATNPPTAAPPATASPSQEDVYEYLELWPGTCFDDEGIDLDAGYITPVDCNQPHDNEVIAIIQFDSSEPWPGSDVLQEEADTECAGSVFEDYVGVTYNSSALYVESIPAPRGDWEMGMAYAICVAYDMDWDPITGSVYQSGY